A section of the Elizabethkingia anophelis R26 genome encodes:
- a CDS encoding Txe/YoeB family addiction module toxin, with protein sequence MAKYIIQYSSQAIKDLKEIKKSGRKIDMEKISTMIEEMTETPRKGTGHPEQLKHFDGEVWSRKINKGDRLVYEIFDEEVIIDIIKAKGHYNDK encoded by the coding sequence GTGGCAAAGTATATAATTCAATATTCCAGTCAGGCTATCAAAGATCTTAAGGAAATTAAAAAATCCGGAAGAAAGATAGATATGGAAAAAATATCTACCATGATTGAAGAAATGACTGAAACGCCTAGAAAAGGAACTGGACACCCTGAGCAACTAAAGCATTTTGACGGTGAAGTATGGAGTAGAAAAATTAATAAAGGAGATAGACTTGTCTACGAAATTTTTGACGAAGAAGTCATTATTGATATCATCAAAGCAAAAGGACATTATAATGATAAATAG
- a CDS encoding DUF2683 family protein, with product MEKLLIIPENKRQLDLLKSLLKEMKIKFVPTFTEDEADSSYSTEELHQYIEKARQEKKDGKLVTIETKKLWQSI from the coding sequence ATGGAAAAGCTTTTAATAATACCTGAAAATAAAAGACAGCTAGACTTATTAAAATCTTTATTAAAAGAAATGAAAATCAAGTTTGTACCCACTTTTACGGAAGATGAGGCTGATAGCTCCTATTCCACAGAAGAGCTGCATCAATATATAGAAAAAGCTCGTCAAGAGAAAAAAGATGGGAAACTAGTCACTATTGAAACTAAAAAACTGTGGCAAAGTATATAA
- a CDS encoding helix-turn-helix domain-containing protein: MIKQLDPKKLSKLKRADDYLDEKYGKEGTPERQALMERAYNWYYTELIKDTRKSKKMTQQELADKIGKKREYISQLEQGKTDIQLSNFIKIVHALGLEITIS; this comes from the coding sequence ATGATAAAGCAATTAGATCCTAAAAAATTGTCTAAGCTTAAAAGAGCGGATGACTATTTGGACGAAAAATATGGAAAAGAGGGTACTCCCGAAAGACAAGCTTTAATGGAAAGAGCCTACAATTGGTATTATACAGAGCTTATTAAAGATACCCGGAAGTCTAAAAAAATGACACAACAAGAGCTTGCTGATAAAATAGGTAAAAAAAGAGAATATATCTCACAGCTAGAGCAAGGAAAGACTGATATTCAATTATCTAATTTCATTAAAATTGTTCATGCACTTGGGTTAGAAATCACTATTTCATAG